A segment of the Geoanaerobacter pelophilus genome:
TGCTGTCCTCAACTATGGGCACACCCTTGGTCATGCAGTCGAGTCACTCTCTGGTTATGGCAAATATGCTCATGGCGAGGCCGTAGCCATAGGCATGGTAGCAGCAGCCCGCTTTTCTGAGCAAAAGGGGCTTGCTTCCTCGGCGGATACTGCCCGGATTGAGGCTTTGATCAGCAGGCTGCGGTTGCCTACAGTCGCTCCTCAATTTACTTCCGAAGAGTACATAGCGTCTCTTGTCAGGGACAAGAAAGCGCGCGATGGTGGTCTAACTTTTGTTTGTAACAAGGGGATCGGCAGCTTCAGCTTCCAACGGGTGACAGATCTAAAACCGCTTCTATCGGCATCCGGCATAGGGGGGTAAAATGGCGCAAAACGAATCTTCTTTTTGGACGGATATCAAGAAATTCGAAGACACGCTTGTAAAGGACCCTGCTTCCTACTGTTTTGCTCCCTTAGCTGAGTTATACCGCAAGTCCGGTCTGCTGGATGACGCCATTTCAACGGCCTTGAAGGGAACTGCCTTGCACCCGCAGTATTTTGGCGGGTATATGGCTCTTGGCAGGGCCTATCTGGACAAAGGGATGAACCCTGAGGCCCTGGATGCCTTACAGAAAGTAGTGGCGCTGAGTCCTGAGAATATACTCGCCCAGAAACTTTTGTCTCAGATATACATGGATCTTGGTGATTATGACCTGTCAAAGAATTCCCTGGAGGCGCTTTTAGCATTAAATCCTGCCGATACCGAGAGTCGGCTGCTGTTGGAGTCTCTGGAGAGAACGGCTGCGTCGAATCGTCAGGACGTGTCAGATCCGCTTGAATCCGGTGGGACTGGCGCGGTTAGCTTTATGGTCGAACTGGATGCTTCTGAGGAGAATGCCGAGGAGCTGGAGACTCTTGACCTTGTTGAAGAACTGGATGAGCTTGAGGGAAGCCCGTCCTTCTTTGCCGAACAGGAGCCTTTCCCACCTGCTCTTATACCGGATCATGATGCGCAAACTTCTTTAGACGATCCGGTCGATTATCCTGTTGGCATAAGGACCGCCACGATAGCCGAGCTTTATGTCACCCAGGGGCACCTTGAGCAAGCGCTCGATATTTATCAGGAACTGTTTGCGGCCAGTCCGGAAAACCTGGCCCATCGGAAAAGAATAGAAGAGTTGGAGCGGTTGCTTGCCGAGAGCAAATCTTCATCAGTGCTCGAGCCGCCAGATGAGGCCTTTTCTGTCGTTGAACCGGAGGCCGCCGGTTTTGCTGACGTTTTTAGCGCAGCTGTTACTTCTGATGAGACTCCATCACCTAATACAGAGGGCACCGACGAACTTGTCGTTCTGCTTCAGGGATGGCTGGATAATATAAGGAGGGCTAGAGAATGTCGTTCCGGGAGAGACTGAAAAAAATAGTCGAACAGGTCGATGGGGCCATAGGTGCCCTGATAATGGGCTATGACGGCATCCCCATCGACGAGAGCATTCGCCCTAATGCCTCACTTGATGTGCAACTGCTGGCGGTAGAGTACGCCACTTTACTGAAGGAGATTAAAAGAACTGTTGATGTCCTTAAGACCGGCGGGATGGAGGAGGTTTCCATAACATCCGGAGAGTTGAGAGTGGTGATCCGGGCTTTGAACGAAGAGTTTTTCATGGTTCTTCTTTTGGAGAAAGAGGGGAATTTCGGCCTCGGACGCTACCTGCTAAGACTGAATGCGCAAGCCTTCAGAGACATGCTTCAGGATTGAGGAAGTTATGAAGATTCTGGTAATTCATGGTCCGAACCTTAACCTGCTTGGCACACGCGAGCCGGGAATATACGGCAACACTACCCTTACGAATATCAATGCCGCTCTGCAAGCCCTTGCAGGAGAACTTGGCATTGAAGTCGCTTTCGTGCAATCCAATCACGAAGGCGGAATTGTTGACGCCATTCAGGCTGCCAAGACTGACTGCGACGGCATCTTGATAAATCCGGCTGCATACACCCACACCAGCGTTGCAATTCGCGATGCTGTCTCTGCCGTGGCGATTCCTGTTGTTGAAGTACATCTTTCAAATGTCCATGCCCGCGAAGAGTTCCGCAGTAAGAGCTATATTGCCCCTGTAGCTGTCGGCCAGATCTCCGGATTCGGTGTAGATAGCTATCTGTTGGGGCTTCGCGCAATTTTTAGCCATATTAAATTGAGATTGTAATCCCCCATTGATTATGCTAAAAGACAGAATCTTTTCGGCCAGGGAGTGTTTGGAGCGAAATTCCATTGATGCTCTCCTGGTGACATCTCTCCAGTCCATCCGTTACCTGTCGGGTTTTTCGGGAAGCGATGGTGTTCTGCTGGTAACGCCGGACGCCGGCTGTTTTCTCACCGACTCGCGTTACACCACACAGGCAAGCCGTGAGGTCTCAGGTTTTGCTGTTGCGGAATACCGGTCCAAACTTGATGCCGTTGTGGAATGGTTTTCCGCCTGTGGTTGCAGGCGTATCGGTTTTATTGCCTCTCAACTGACGGTTGAGGTTTACGACGAACTTAAAGCTAAACTCCCTGAAGTCGAGTTTGTTGCACTGAAGGATGAGCTCGCCGATATCAGGAGGATCAAGAGCCACGAGGAAATAGTACTCCTGGAGACGGCAGCGTCTCTGGCTTCCGAAGCTTTTTTATCCATTTTACCCTTGATCCGGCCGGGAATTTCAGAACGGGAACTTGCCCTGGAACTGGAAGTTGCCATGAGGCGACAGGGGGCAGATGACAAGGCTTTTGACTTTATTGTCGCTTCGGGGGAGAGGGGCGCGCTTCCGCATGGTCGTGCCAGCGAACGGGTCATTTGCCAGGGAGAGCTGATAACTTTTGATTTTGGCGCTATTTGCAACGGTTACAATTCGGATGAAACTGTAACTGTTGCCTTGGGCAGTCCCGATCCGCAGCTCCTCGATATCTTCTCGATTGTTAAGGAAGCCCATGACAGGGCTATTGACGCGGTGAAGCCGGGAGTTCCTCTTAAAGATCTGGATAGGATTGCCCGCTCTTTCATTGCGGAGAAAGGGTTTGGCTCTTTCTTCGGGCATGGCCTGGGCCATGGCGTTGGCCTTGAGGTGCACGAAAAGCCGCTGGTCTCTTTTAGAAGCGATGAGATTGCTGCCGAGGGGATGGTCTTCACGATCGAGCCTGGTATTTATGTTCCGGGGTTAGGTGGCGTGAGAATCGAGGATACGGTGGTTGTCGAAGCATCGGGTTGCCGTTTATTGACAAAGGTTTCCAAGGAACTGCGGGTGCTTTAAGCACCGCGGATTTTGAGCGTGAGGCAGCTGATGCTGCCATGTGAAAAGGAGAAAGTATGGATATCAAAGATATTAAAACGTTGATAAAGATGGTTACAGAGACGGACATAACGGAATTTGAGATCGAGAATCCGGAAGAGCGCATCTTGATAAAACGTGGGACATCCACGGAAGTTGTTCATGTGCAGGCACCTCAGGTCATGGCAGCACCTCAGGCAATTGCTGCGGCTCATCCCCAGGTTGCTGGGGCTCCTGCAGCCGCTGCCGCACCGGTTGCCGAGAAAGGTGATCCCATCACTTCACCGATAGTCGGCACTTTCTATCGCGCACCGGCGCCTGATGCCGCCCCTTATGTCGAGGTCGGCCAGGTCGTCGAAAAAGGCCAGGTTCTGTGCATTGTTGAAGCGATGAAGTTGATGAATGAAATTGAAGCGGAATACCGCTGCAAGATCGTCAAGATTTGTAAGGAGAATGCCCAGCCGGTTGAGTTCGGCGATGCCCTCTTTCTTGTCGAAAAAGCCTAGGAGTCACACATGTTCCATAAAGTTCTAATCGCCAATCGCGGCGAAATTGCACTCCGTGTAATCCGCGCCTGTCGCGAACTCGGCATAAAAACCGTCGCTGTCTACTCTGATGCTGACCGCGAATCGCTTCATGTCCGTCTGGCAGACGAGAGTGTCTGCATCGGTCCGGCTCCGAGCCTGAAAAGCTACCTGAATATAAACGCCATCATCAGCGCGGCTGAGCTGACCGATGCCGAGGCGATCCATCCCGGCTACGGCTTCCTTTCAGAAAATGCCGGATTTGCCGATATTTGCGAAAAATGCGGCATAACCTTTATTGGCCCATCTGCTGAGAGCATGCGTATTATGGGGGACAAGATCAGTGCCCGCCAAGCTGTCATAAAAGAGGGCGTGCCGATCCTTCCAGGCACCAAGGAAGGTGTCCATGATGTCAATGAAGCGGTAAAAGTCGCAAAGCAGATCGGCTTTCCGGTAATTATCAAGGCTACAGCCGGTGGCGGTGGTCGCGGGATGAAGATTGTCCATTCTCCGGCGACTCTCCCCAATGCCTTTGCTACTGCCAGGGCTGAGGCACAGTCAGGCTTCGGCAATCCGGAAGTCTATATCGAGAAATACTGCGAGCAGCCTCGCCATGTGGAGATCCAGATTCTCGGCGACAAGCACGGCAATGTGATCCACCTCGGAGAACGTGATTGCTCGATTCAGCGCCGTCATCAGAAACTGATTGAGGAAGCGCCATCTACCATCAGCACCCCTGAACTTCGGAAAGCTATGGGCGAAGCCGCTGTCAGGGCTGCAAAGGCAGTCGGTTACAGCAGCGCCGGTACCATGGAGTTCCTGGTCGATAAACAGAATAATTTCTATTTCATGGAAATGAACACCAGGGTTCAGGTTGAGCACCCGGTGACAGAGATGGTTACCGGCGTCGATATCGTTCGCGAACAGATCCGCTCTGCCGCAGGTCACAAGCTTCGCTACAAACAGAGCGATATCAAGATCAATGGCCACGCCATTGAATGCCGCATCAATGCCGAGGACTCTGTAAAGTTCACGCCTTGTCCGGGCCGGATCACTGCCTACCATCCGCCTGGAGGACTTGGGGTGCGTGTGGATTCGTTCGTGTACGCCAATTACTCTGTAGTGCCACATTATGACTCTTTGATTGCCAAGCTTATCGTTCATGCTGAGACAAGAGAGGATGCTATCTGCAGAATGGCCAGAGCACTTGACGAATATATAATCGATGGTATAAAAACGACCATACCTTTTCACAAGCGGATCATGGCCAACAAGGACTTCATAGAAGGGAACATTGATACCGGTTTCCTTGAGCGTATCGTATTGGAGTAGTCGATGGATTTTCCTGAGGAGTTGAAATACAGCAAAGAGCACTTTTGGGTGCGAGTTGAAGGTAACAGGGCGGTTCTGGGGATTACCGATTACGCCCAGATCGAACTGGGAGGGATTACTTCGGTTGAGCTCCCGGATGTTGGCTATGATCTTGAGCAGGACGACTCGTTCGGCTCCATAGAAGCCAGAAAAACGGTAGCAGACCTCTATGCTCCGGTTGGAGGCTCAGTTGTTGCTTACAACGAGGAACTCCATGATGCTCCGGAACTGGTCAATGACGATCCTTACGATGGCGGCTGGCTTGTCGAGATTGAGCTTTCCGATAAGGAAGAACTCAACCTCCTGATGAGCGCCGATGATTATCAGGATTATGTAGCAGAAGTGGAATGACGCGACTCTGAATTATCATGTTTACGCAAGGCGAGGTTTCTCGCCTTGCTTTTTTTTTGATGAGGGTATTGTCAATGTCGCTAAGGGTAGGCCGAATTGAGTATGCGAACTGCGTCCCGCTGTTCAAAGCGTTTGATGCGCTTTGTGATAAAGACCACAGATTTGTTGACGGTGTGCCCGCCATATTGAACGCCATGCTGTCACTTGGCGAGATCGACCTTTCACCTTCGTCATCAATAGCCTATGGAAAAGATCCCAACCGATACTGGCTTCTCCCCGGATTGTCCATCAGCGCAACCGGCCCGGTGAGGAGCGTGCTCCTTTTTACGCGGCAGCCTCTTGAAGAGCTTGACGGGGCGACTATCGGGCTTACGAATGAGTCTGATACCTCGGTTGCACTTTTGAAGATAATTCTGGGAAAGTTCCTTGCTTTCAAAAACAGCTTTCAGCGCACTGATGCCCTGCCGCAGCAAGCTGATAGTGCTTTTGGAGCACTTTTGCTCATTGGTAATCAGGCGATGAGAATGAGCATGACTGTCTCAGATTATCATGTCTACGATCTCGGTGAACTCTGGCATCGCTTCACCGGGCTTCCGTTTGTTTATGCCCTGTGGGTTGTTAATCGGCAGTCCGTAGCGGGACAGGAAGACAGCGTAATTGACTTGGCGCGCACTCTGCAACAAGCAAAGGTAGCATGCCGGGACAGGCTTCCTTTATACGTCAAAGGGTCGGGGCTTGAATGGTATGGTTTTGATAACTTGATTTCCTATTGGCAGACCATATCCTACGACCTTGGGGAACTTGAGATGGAAGGGTTACGGACCTTTTATCGCTACTCTTATGAATTGGGCATTATAGAGCAACTGCCAGAGATTGTTTTTTTCCCTGGAGCCATAAGCGGCGGGAGTTTTTAATGCCCAGCTTAAACGGAAATAAAGGTAGCGCCCGCTGGTTTGACATCCTTGCCGACCGCTTCAGGGGAGTTAGAAATGGTCGCAGGGCAGAGCCGATAAATGGTTCAGAGGTCCGGTGCCATCTTGTGGTAAAGGTGCGTTGGCTGCTGCTTTTATTCATCGGATCATATGTGGTTTCAGCCGGGAGTGTCTTCACTTTCAGCCGCTACGGATTTTTCCTGTCCCAGGAACAAAAACTGATTCTTATCGGCAGTGTCCTTTCAGTTGCCGTCTATAACCTGGCATATCAATTTTGCTATGACAGGATCAGCCGTTTTCGCTACGCCGACCATTTTCAGATCCTTTTGGACATATTTTTTGTTACCGCACTTGTTCATGTGAGTGGTGGCGTTTCCAGCTGGTTCTGGGCGGTCTATCTTGTTGTGACCATTGAGTCGGCTTTTCTCCTCAAGAACAAGAGGGATGTCTGGCTGCTTGGCGCCATTGGTGGGGGCCTGTTCGGGGCCTTGCTTGTGGTTGAGTATTATGGCGTGATTGATAATGTCTTGATGCCTTTTGTTGCCGGCGAATTGCACCATGACTACCTGTATATTGCACTGCGCTGGCTTTGGGTGGCGATGCTGAACACTGTCGCTGCATTGGTAACGACATTTCTGATGGGTGTCATTCGAACTGAGTCCCAGCTCTTACGGGAAAGCGAGGAGCGGCTCCTCAATTTTATCGATACTGCCAACGACCTTATCCTATGTTTCACTCCTGAAGGGCAGCTGGTTTATGCCAATAAGGCCCTGAGCAAAGCGATGGGATACAATAAAGAAGAAATGCTTGAGCTGCAGGTCTCCGGCTCGATCTCGTCTGCAGGGCTCAGGGCATACAATGCAGCAGTGGGGCATGCTCTCAAGCATGGTTATTCAGAAATAATTGAAACCGACCTTATAACCAAGGATGGCAAAATCATTCCGGTTGAGGGGAGTTTCACCTGCAGTTTTCGCGATAACCGGCCTGTAGCAGTCTGGTGGATATGCCGTGATATCTCTGAGAGGAGATTGGCGCAGCAGCAGCTCTATCAGCTTGCCCATTATGATGCCCTGACCGAGTTGCCGAACAGGGTCTTGCTTTATGACCGTCTCAAGCAGGCACGGGCTTATGCCCATCGTGAAGGCGGGACAATGGCGGTCATCTTTCTGGATCTTGATCGCTTTAAGATCATCAATGACACCCTTGGCCATCCGGTTGGAGACAGGCTGCTGCAATCGGTAGCAAAGCGGCTTTCTTCTTGTGTCAGGGAGGTCGATACTGCTGCCAGGATCGGGGGGGATGAATTCGTTGTCATCCTGGTCAATCTCCGCGAACCGTCGGATGCAGAAAAGATTGCCTCAAAAATTCTTGTTGCTCTGTCAGCGCCGCATATAATAGATGCTCACGAGCTTTTCATTACAACGAGCATCGGAATCAGCCTGTATCCAAGAGACGATGAGGATGTTGACAATCTGATCAAGAAGGCCGACATCGCCATGTATGCTTCCAAATCAGACGGCTGTAACGCCTATAGATTCTATGAGCCCAACATGGACGAGCACGCGCACAAGCGGTTTGTGCTGGAAAACAGCCTGAGAAAGGCGTTGGAAGGTAACGAGTTCCTGCTGCATTATCAGCCTAAGGTAGATATCTCAAGCGGTGACATTACTGCGTTTGAGGCGTTGCTGCGCTGGAATCACCCTGATTTGGGGCTGCTATCTCCAGCAGAATTCATTCCCCTTGCAGAAGAAACTGGGCTGATCATCCCTATTGGCGAATGGGTGATTCGCCACGTTTGCGCCCAGAATGTCGTGTGGCAGAAAGAGGGCCTTTCAAATCTGAGAATAGCAATCAATCTGTCAGGCTATCAACTGCAGCAACAGAACTTCCTTGAATTTGTAGAGGAATCTTTAACTGATACCGGCCTTGATCCTGAATGTCTGGAGTTCGAGATAACCGAGACCGTGATCATGCAGAATCCTGATTTCACCATTAGCATGCTGAATAAACTCAGAGATCTGGGAATTCATATTTCAATTGACGATTTCGGCACTGGCTATTCATCGCTATCGCATCTGAAGCGGTTTTCGGTCAATACCCTGAAAATCGACAAGACCTTTGTCAGTGAAGTTGAGTCAAGTGCAACGGATGCTGCCATTGCCACCGCTATCATCGCCATGGGGAGCAGTCTTAATCTGAGAGTGATTGCCGAAGGGGTCGAGACCAAGGGGCAGCTGGAATTTTTGAAGGAAAAGCTGTGTGACGAAATGCAGGGTTATTATTTCAGTCGGCCAATGCCCCCTGAGAAGGTTACCGAGTTTATGCGCGGCAAGCAGATCCGGAACCCGGAAACGGCGGCCTAGGGGTTATTTGCGCAGCCTGGCATAATCAGTCAGGATCTGGGCATGGTCGAAACAAAGAGCTGTTGGCAGGGCTGCCAAAGGAAAGACGGCAAGGTTTATGGCGTCATCCGCTGCTTTTGGTGTTCCAGAGCCTTTACCGATAAAAACCGTTGATATCGTATGAAAACGCTGATCTCTGGTCGGATCGGAATAACAGCCAAGCAGATGCAAGTCTGAAACCTCCAGAGATGTCTCCTCCCTGGCCTCCCTTATTGCCGCAGTTTCAAGAGATTCGCCATAGTCAACGAACCCACCGGGTAGCGCCCAGCCAAACGGCTCGTTTTTTCGCTCGATCAGGACAATTCCCTCGTCTATCTCGATAATTATGTCTACCGTTGGCAGCGGGTTGCGGTACGACTTGACCTGTTGCCCGCATTGGGGGCAGGTGAGGGTGTCAAAAGCCATTGAGTTCCCCATAAAAAAAGGGGGCCAACTGAGGCCCCCTGGTACTTACGGAGACAATTGTCTCCTTGAGAGTTACTTCTTCTTCCCGCCGGCAGCTTTTTTGGATGCCTTGAGAGGGTTGATTTTGAGCTCTTCGCTCTTGATCTCTACCTTAACGTGTGTGGCGAAATTGCATATGCCGTCAGCCCATTTTTTGGCTGGTGCTGGATATGCGGTACAGACCTGGCCGATTGAGCCTTCTGTAACTCTTTCACATCCTTCGCAGTTCTCCACAATTACCTGGCACGAGCCAGCGGAGAACACACACCCCTGATTCCCCCAGAATGTACACTCTGTACCGCGAAGCACGGTTTGACACTGCATGATTCTCCTCCTCTTTCCCGTTCTGCTGATTCAAGCGTAAAGCCTAATTTACCAAGTTTGCTTCAATTAAGTCAACCGGAAAAATCCCCCAACTCTATCTTTAGTTTCCATGGTTTCCCTTGACTCACCTAGGGGTGTGTATTAACCTTTGAGCATCTGTTATTTGGCTGTGAAACAGCTTTTACGGGAGGGAATATGAATCGGATCACGTTCGGCACCTCTGGATGGCGCGGCATACTCTGTGAGGACTTTATTTTTGAGAACGTCAGGGTGGTTACGCAGGCGATAGCCGATCACCTGATCGCATCAGGGGAGAGCGGCAAAGGGCTTATAGTCGGCTGCGATTCCCGGTTCATGGGTGAACGGTTTGTCCGTGAATCGGCACAGGTACTTGCCGGCGCCGGGATAAAGGTTTATTTGTGCAATCGCGACACCCCGACTCCAGTCATCTCTTTTGAGATTCTCCGCCGCAAAACAGCGGGAGCGATCAACTTCACTGCCAGCCATAATCCACCAGAGTACAACGGCATCAAATTCTCTCCTGCCTGGGGTGGGCCCGCTCTTCCTGAAACCACCGGGGATATCGAGCGCCGTGCCAACGAGATGCTGGGCGAATTCTGTTACAAGGAACGGTTTCTGGACAATGCCAAAAAAGACGGGCTGTGCGAGGAGATTGATTGTCGTCCCGCTTATCTGGATGATCTCTCCACTAAGATCGACTTCGATGCTGTCGCCAGTTTGGGTGGGGTGGCGCTGAATCCACTATATGGCACGGCTCGCGGCTATCTTGATGAGCCGCTGATGAAGCGGGGCATGAAGTTTCACCAGATCAATGCCCATCGCGACCCGTATTTCGGTGGCTTTGCGCCTGAGCCTGCCGAGAAGAACATTCAGGATTTCATCTCCCTGGTCAGGAAAGACCCTTCAATTCGCCTTGGCCTAGCCACTGATGGTGATGCCGACCGCTTCGGCATTATTGACGAGGATGGCACATACATAGAGCCGAACTACATCATTGCCCTGCTGCTCGATTATCTGGTCAGGGTGAAAAAAATGACCGGCGGCGTAGCCAGAAGCGTTGCCACCTCCCACCTTATCGATGCAGTGGCTCGGCATCACGGCATTCAACTTTATGAGACACCGGTTGGCTTCAAATATATCGGCGAACTGATCAGCCAGGACAAGATCATCATTGGTGGCGAGGAGAGCGCCGGCCTCTCGATCAAGGGGCATGTCCCGGAAAAAGACGGCATTCTCGCCTGTTTCCTGGTTGCCGAGATGGTTGCCCGGGAAGGGAAAAGCGTCTCACAACTGTTGCAAGAGCTTTATGCAAAGGTTGGCTGCTACCTGACCAGACGCGACAACATCAAACTCTCTCCGCAGCTTGAGGCAGCCTACAAGGGGAAAGTGGCCAGCGTTCCTGCCGAGATCGCCGGGGCCAAAGTCAAAGATGTGGTCACCATTGACGGCGTGAAACTGATCCTGGAAGACGGCAGTTGGCTGCTGTTCCGCAAGTCAGGTACCGAGCCTGTGGTGCGCCTTTATGGCGAGGCATCTTCTGATGACCGCCTGAATACTGTCATGTCAGCTGGTCGTGAGTTTATACTTGGTAAATAGGACTTGATTTGTCCTGTTGAATGGTTATACTGAAATAAAAAACTGGAGGCCGGTTCATGTGGGATTACACCGATAAAGTAAAAGAGCATTTTCTCAATCCCCGCAATGTCGGGGATATAGCTGACGCTGATGCTGTGGGCGAAGTAGGCAGCCTTGCCTGCGGTGATGCCCTGAAGCTCTTCATAAAGCTTGATGATAATAAGGAACGCATTGTTGACGCCAAATTCCAGACATTCGGCTGCGGCAGCGCCATCGCCTCGTCATCGGCCCTGACCGAGATGATCAAGGGTAAGACGCTGGATGAGGCGCTGGGAGTGACCAACCAGGAGATCGCCGATTTTCTCGGCGGACTTCCCGAAGAAAAAATGCACTGCTCGGTTATGGGCCAGGAGGCACTGGAAGTCGCCATCGCCAAGTACCGCGGAGGGCCTCTCCCGGTCCATCACGACCATGGCCATGACCAGGAGCAGGAAGGCGAAATCGTCTGCAAGTGTTTTGGCCTTACCGACGGCTTTCTCAAAAAAGTCATAGCCCAGAACCGGCTCCACACCGCAGAACAGGTGACCCATTTCACCAAGGCCGGCGGAGCATGCGGCGGCTGCATCCCCAAGATCAAGGAGCTTATCGCCGAAGTCCTTGGCGAACAGAAGCAGGATGCACCCAAAAGGCCGGAGAAACTGACCAACCTGCGTAAGATGCAGCTGATCCAGGAGGTCCTGGAAAATGAGATCAGACCGCAACTCTGGTCGGACGGCGGCGATCTTGAACTGATCGATATCGCCGGCGCAACGGTGCAGATTGCCTTTCGCAAGGCATGCGCCGGTTGCGCGTCATCCGGTTATACTGCCAAATTTGTCGAACAGAAACTGCGCGACCTCGTCAGTGACGACATCGTTGTCGAGGAGGTCCAGC
Coding sequences within it:
- a CDS encoding tetratricopeptide repeat protein, with protein sequence MAQNESSFWTDIKKFEDTLVKDPASYCFAPLAELYRKSGLLDDAISTALKGTALHPQYFGGYMALGRAYLDKGMNPEALDALQKVVALSPENILAQKLLSQIYMDLGDYDLSKNSLEALLALNPADTESRLLLESLERTAASNRQDVSDPLESGGTGAVSFMVELDASEENAEELETLDLVEELDELEGSPSFFAEQEPFPPALIPDHDAQTSLDDPVDYPVGIRTATIAELYVTQGHLEQALDIYQELFAASPENLAHRKRIEELERLLAESKSSSVLEPPDEAFSVVEPEAAGFADVFSAAVTSDETPSPNTEGTDELVVLLQGWLDNIRRARECRSGRD
- a CDS encoding roadblock/LC7 domain-containing protein gives rise to the protein MSFRERLKKIVEQVDGAIGALIMGYDGIPIDESIRPNASLDVQLLAVEYATLLKEIKRTVDVLKTGGMEEVSITSGELRVVIRALNEEFFMVLLLEKEGNFGLGRYLLRLNAQAFRDMLQD
- the aroQ gene encoding type II 3-dehydroquinate dehydratase, translating into MKILVIHGPNLNLLGTREPGIYGNTTLTNINAALQALAGELGIEVAFVQSNHEGGIVDAIQAAKTDCDGILINPAAYTHTSVAIRDAVSAVAIPVVEVHLSNVHAREEFRSKSYIAPVAVGQISGFGVDSYLLGLRAIFSHIKLRL
- a CDS encoding M24 family metallopeptidase encodes the protein MLKDRIFSARECLERNSIDALLVTSLQSIRYLSGFSGSDGVLLVTPDAGCFLTDSRYTTQASREVSGFAVAEYRSKLDAVVEWFSACGCRRIGFIASQLTVEVYDELKAKLPEVEFVALKDELADIRRIKSHEEIVLLETAASLASEAFLSILPLIRPGISERELALELEVAMRRQGADDKAFDFIVASGERGALPHGRASERVICQGELITFDFGAICNGYNSDETVTVALGSPDPQLLDIFSIVKEAHDRAIDAVKPGVPLKDLDRIARSFIAEKGFGSFFGHGLGHGVGLEVHEKPLVSFRSDEIAAEGMVFTIEPGIYVPGLGGVRIEDTVVVEASGCRLLTKVSKELRVL
- the accB gene encoding acetyl-CoA carboxylase biotin carboxyl carrier protein, producing MDIKDIKTLIKMVTETDITEFEIENPEERILIKRGTSTEVVHVQAPQVMAAPQAIAAAHPQVAGAPAAAAAPVAEKGDPITSPIVGTFYRAPAPDAAPYVEVGQVVEKGQVLCIVEAMKLMNEIEAEYRCKIVKICKENAQPVEFGDALFLVEKA
- the accC gene encoding acetyl-CoA carboxylase biotin carboxylase subunit, which translates into the protein MFHKVLIANRGEIALRVIRACRELGIKTVAVYSDADRESLHVRLADESVCIGPAPSLKSYLNINAIISAAELTDAEAIHPGYGFLSENAGFADICEKCGITFIGPSAESMRIMGDKISARQAVIKEGVPILPGTKEGVHDVNEAVKVAKQIGFPVIIKATAGGGGRGMKIVHSPATLPNAFATARAEAQSGFGNPEVYIEKYCEQPRHVEIQILGDKHGNVIHLGERDCSIQRRHQKLIEEAPSTISTPELRKAMGEAAVRAAKAVGYSSAGTMEFLVDKQNNFYFMEMNTRVQVEHPVTEMVTGVDIVREQIRSAAGHKLRYKQSDIKINGHAIECRINAEDSVKFTPCPGRITAYHPPGGLGVRVDSFVYANYSVVPHYDSLIAKLIVHAETREDAICRMARALDEYIIDGIKTTIPFHKRIMANKDFIEGNIDTGFLERIVLE
- the gcvH gene encoding glycine cleavage system protein GcvH — its product is MDFPEELKYSKEHFWVRVEGNRAVLGITDYAQIELGGITSVELPDVGYDLEQDDSFGSIEARKTVADLYAPVGGSVVAYNEELHDAPELVNDDPYDGGWLVEIELSDKEELNLLMSADDYQDYVAEVE
- a CDS encoding menaquinone biosynthetic enzyme MqnA/MqnD family protein; this translates as MSLRVGRIEYANCVPLFKAFDALCDKDHRFVDGVPAILNAMLSLGEIDLSPSSSIAYGKDPNRYWLLPGLSISATGPVRSVLLFTRQPLEELDGATIGLTNESDTSVALLKIILGKFLAFKNSFQRTDALPQQADSAFGALLLIGNQAMRMSMTVSDYHVYDLGELWHRFTGLPFVYALWVVNRQSVAGQEDSVIDLARTLQQAKVACRDRLPLYVKGSGLEWYGFDNLISYWQTISYDLGELEMEGLRTFYRYSYELGIIEQLPEIVFFPGAISGGSF
- a CDS encoding EAL domain-containing protein, translating into MPSLNGNKGSARWFDILADRFRGVRNGRRAEPINGSEVRCHLVVKVRWLLLLFIGSYVVSAGSVFTFSRYGFFLSQEQKLILIGSVLSVAVYNLAYQFCYDRISRFRYADHFQILLDIFFVTALVHVSGGVSSWFWAVYLVVTIESAFLLKNKRDVWLLGAIGGGLFGALLVVEYYGVIDNVLMPFVAGELHHDYLYIALRWLWVAMLNTVAALVTTFLMGVIRTESQLLRESEERLLNFIDTANDLILCFTPEGQLVYANKALSKAMGYNKEEMLELQVSGSISSAGLRAYNAAVGHALKHGYSEIIETDLITKDGKIIPVEGSFTCSFRDNRPVAVWWICRDISERRLAQQQLYQLAHYDALTELPNRVLLYDRLKQARAYAHREGGTMAVIFLDLDRFKIINDTLGHPVGDRLLQSVAKRLSSCVREVDTAARIGGDEFVVILVNLREPSDAEKIASKILVALSAPHIIDAHELFITTSIGISLYPRDDEDVDNLIKKADIAMYASKSDGCNAYRFYEPNMDEHAHKRFVLENSLRKALEGNEFLLHYQPKVDISSGDITAFEALLRWNHPDLGLLSPAEFIPLAEETGLIIPIGEWVIRHVCAQNVVWQKEGLSNLRIAINLSGYQLQQQNFLEFVEESLTDTGLDPECLEFEITETVIMQNPDFTISMLNKLRDLGIHISIDDFGTGYSSLSHLKRFSVNTLKIDKTFVSEVESSATDAAIATAIIAMGSSLNLRVIAEGVETKGQLEFLKEKLCDEMQGYYFSRPMPPEKVTEFMRGKQIRNPETAA
- a CDS encoding NUDIX domain-containing protein; protein product: MAFDTLTCPQCGQQVKSYRNPLPTVDIIIEIDEGIVLIERKNEPFGWALPGGFVDYGESLETAAIREAREETSLEVSDLHLLGCYSDPTRDQRFHTISTVFIGKGSGTPKAADDAINLAVFPLAALPTALCFDHAQILTDYARLRK
- a CDS encoding PxxKW family cysteine-rich protein encodes the protein MQCQTVLRGTECTFWGNQGCVFSAGSCQVIVENCEGCERVTEGSIGQVCTAYPAPAKKWADGICNFATHVKVEIKSEELKINPLKASKKAAGGKKK